TTGCGAGATAAAATCTTTATTCATTTGAAATACGCTACTATTAAAGAAACTTTGTTATCCAATTGGAAACTGGAATTACTATTTTGTCTTTGGTGTCTTATAACAAATTTTTATTCACCTAATTACCCCTCCTCTTTATTTAACTATCTACAGGTTTGTTTAATTGTTCTAATAGGGTTTATCGTAAATAGCAATATTGACAAATTATCCATAAATGTAACTAAAATAAAAATATACTTTATTATAGGAATAACAGCAGCAATTGCTCTGTTTTTTATAGAATACGCATCTCACGGTATTATAACAAGGGCTTTCCGTACTGTTTTTCAGCCAAAATCTTCATGTCAATTCTTTTTATTCATTCTTGACCGTGGATGTTCTTTATTATCAGTTCTTTCATGGGTAGCTATAGCTATAATTATATCATATCATAGATATTTATTAGCACTAATATATTACCTGATAATTTTTTATTTGCTCTATATCTCAGATAGCCTTGCAAGCTCTTTAGCATTTACCGTAGCTGGATTAGTATTTTTAACAAATAGGCTGTTAGTAACCAAATCACTGCAATCTGTTTTTTTGAAATTATTTACCCTTGCTATGATATCTGGTTCAATATTGATGCCGATAATTGCATATAAAATACAACCACATTATGCCTCAGATCACTATGCCAAATTTCTACCAGACTCTGCTAAGCACCGTGTATTTATTTGGCACTTTGTTGCCGAACAAATTATCAAGAAACCAATTTTGGGTCATGGATTTGCTTCATCAAGAAATTTTAAAATTGATGAGAAACAAATGATTAGCTATAACCAGTGGACGTGGTCCCCCCTTCCTCTACACCCACATGATAATATAATGCAAATTTTATTGGAAACGGGCTTAATAGGTTTGATACTATTTTTATCTTTAATTTACAAATATATTCAAAAAATTAGTAATATATCCTTAGTGCAGTCTTCTAAAAGTGGTAAGATAAATCGAACGAAGGAGGATAACAAAATAGCTATAGATGTATTAAATTACAAGTCAGTTGCCTATGCTTGCTTTATAAATTATTATATAATAGGTATGATTTCATTTAACATTTGGCAAATATGGTGGGTTTGTAGCTCTTTTGGAGCGATGATTTTGTTTAAGTTACTTCTTTCAAAATCACAGGAGTATAATTATTAATGTTGGAAACATCTAATATTTTACAGGAATACTTGCCTATAGCTGTGTTTTTTGGTATAGCATCAGTTTTGTCGTTGGTAATAGTTACATTGCCAAGGCTTTTAGCTCCTCAAAAATATAATAAGGCTAAGTTGGATAGTTATGAATGCGGATTTGAACCTTTTGGTGATGCTAGAAGCAAATTTGATGTACGTTTTTATTTAGTAGCTATTTTATTTATTATTTTTGATCTAGAAATAACTTTTTTGGTGCCATGGGCTATTACGCTTGGACAAATTGGTAAATTTGGTTTCTTCTCAATGATGTTTTTCTTATTGGTACTTACCATCGGTTTTGTATATGAATGGAAAAAAGGAGCTTTAGACTGGGAGTAATGACATGCAAGCAAAGATAGATCTATATGAATACGATCAAGATAAGCTCCTTGAAGAAGAAATTTCAAACCGAGGATTCCTTATAACTAAACTCGATGATTTGATAGGCTGGGCTAGATCTAATTCACTTTGGCCTATGAGTTTTGGTCTTGCATGTTGTGCAGTAGAAATGATGCAAGCTGCTTCTAGCCGCTATGATATGGATCGTTTTGGCATGTTGTTTAGACCAAGTCCACGTCAATCTGATTTAATGATAGTTGCAGGGACATTAACAAATAAGATGGCTCCAGCTCTTAGAAAAGTTTATGACCAAATGACTGAACCTAAGTGGGTTCTATCAATGGGAAGCTGTGCCAATGGTGGTGGTTATTATCACTATTCATACTCAGTAGTACGCGGCTGTGATCAGATTGTTCCAGTAGACGTATACGTGCCAGGCTGCCCTCCAACTGCTGAAGCTTTGATTTATGGTTTAATGCAGTTACAAAAGAAGATTAGAAGAACTACTAGATTTAGAGAAGGTGAAAATATGACTTTTAAATTACCTTAGGCAACAAATGAAAAATATCATTGACGACTTAATAAAAAATCAGGAGCTTGAGATAACTGCTTTGCCTGTAAATGATTTGAATACACATTTTATTAGCTATAAAGCTGGTATAGAAAGTTTGCTACCATTTTTATCGGCAATTAAGGAATCTGAGGATTTGCGTTTTACTGTGCTAACAGATATATTTGCTGCTGATTTCC
Above is a genomic segment from Candidatus Tisiphia endosymbiont of Nedyus quadrimaculatus containing:
- a CDS encoding O-antigen ligase family protein; the protein is MIYSNDLKNGDNKQGESERNVHLVREYTNAPQVFAKTNYLKQKSIQSMICLLVMLFPVVGLISGFSAAVTVPMLLLTILIALRDKIFIHLKYATIKETLLSNWKLELLFCLWCLITNFYSPNYPSSLFNYLQVCLIVLIGFIVNSNIDKLSINVTKIKIYFIIGITAAIALFFIEYASHGIITRAFRTVFQPKSSCQFFLFILDRGCSLLSVLSWVAIAIIISYHRYLLALIYYLIIFYLLYISDSLASSLAFTVAGLVFLTNRLLVTKSLQSVFLKLFTLAMISGSILMPIIAYKIQPHYASDHYAKFLPDSAKHRVFIWHFVAEQIIKKPILGHGFASSRNFKIDEKQMISYNQWTWSPLPLHPHDNIMQILLETGLIGLILFLSLIYKYIQKISNISLVQSSKSGKINRTKEDNKIAIDVLNYKSVAYACFINYYIIGMISFNIWQIWWVCSSFGAMILFKLLLSKSQEYNY
- a CDS encoding NADH-quinone oxidoreductase subunit A; protein product: MLETSNILQEYLPIAVFFGIASVLSLVIVTLPRLLAPQKYNKAKLDSYECGFEPFGDARSKFDVRFYLVAILFIIFDLEITFLVPWAITLGQIGKFGFFSMMFFLLVLTIGFVYEWKKGALDWE
- a CDS encoding NuoB/complex I 20 kDa subunit family protein: MQAKIDLYEYDQDKLLEEEISNRGFLITKLDDLIGWARSNSLWPMSFGLACCAVEMMQAASSRYDMDRFGMLFRPSPRQSDLMIVAGTLTNKMAPALRKVYDQMTEPKWVLSMGSCANGGGYYHYSYSVVRGCDQIVPVDVYVPGCPPTAEALIYGLMQLQKKIRRTTRFREGENMTFKLP